Proteins from a single region of Pseudomonas sp. BSw22131:
- the adk gene encoding adenylate kinase translates to MRVILLGAPGAGKGTQAKFITEKFGIPQISTGDMLRAAVKAGTELGLKAKTVMDSGGLVSDDLIIGLIKDRLSQPDCANGVLFDGFPRTIPQAEALLAAGLTIDNVVEIKVDDEEIVQRISGRRVHEGSGRVYHLIYNPPKTEGVDDVTGEPLVQRKDDVEATVRHRLSVYHSQTKPLVDFYEKLETKNGKPKCSHIEGLGSVEAITAKVLDALS, encoded by the coding sequence ATGCGCGTGATTCTGCTGGGAGCTCCCGGGGCCGGTAAAGGTACTCAGGCAAAGTTCATCACCGAAAAATTCGGTATCCCGCAAATTTCAACGGGAGACATGCTGCGCGCAGCGGTCAAGGCGGGCACCGAACTGGGCCTGAAGGCCAAGACTGTCATGGACAGCGGCGGCCTGGTCTCCGATGACCTGATCATCGGCCTGATCAAGGATCGTCTGTCGCAACCCGATTGTGCCAATGGCGTTCTGTTCGATGGCTTCCCACGCACCATTCCTCAGGCAGAAGCACTGCTGGCTGCCGGCCTGACCATCGACAACGTGGTCGAGATCAAGGTCGATGATGAAGAGATCGTGCAGCGCATTTCCGGTCGTCGTGTCCATGAAGGTTCGGGCCGGGTTTACCACCTGATCTACAACCCGCCTAAAACCGAAGGCGTTGACGATGTGACCGGCGAGCCGCTGGTGCAGCGCAAGGACGATGTTGAAGCGACCGTGCGCCATCGCCTGTCGGTCTACCACTCGCAGACCAAGCCGCTGGTTGATTTCTACGAGAAACTCGAAACCAAGAATGGCAAGCCCAAGTGCAGCCACATCGAAGGCTTAGGCTCGGTAGAAGCAATCACTGCCAAGGTGCTGGACGCGTTGAGCTGA
- the tsaB gene encoding tRNA (adenosine(37)-N6)-threonylcarbamoyltransferase complex dimerization subunit type 1 TsaB — MSTLLALDTATEACSVALLHDGKVLTHYEVIPRLHAQRLLPMIKDLLAEAGIGLSALDAIAFGRGPGAFTGVRIAIGVVQGLAFGLDRPVLPVSNLAVLAQRAYREHGAHQVAAAIDARMDEVYWGCYQQASGEMRLLGHEAVLPPERAALPADASGDWFGAGTGWGYAERIAVSLAGSDATMLPHAQDLLTLATFAWSRGEAIVADSAQPVYLRDKVATPKAR; from the coding sequence ATGAGCACCTTGCTGGCCCTGGATACCGCCACTGAAGCCTGTTCGGTCGCGCTGCTGCACGACGGCAAAGTACTGACTCACTACGAGGTCATCCCGCGTCTGCACGCCCAGCGCCTGCTGCCAATGATCAAAGACCTGCTGGCTGAGGCGGGTATTGGCCTGTCGGCGCTGGATGCCATTGCTTTCGGGCGTGGGCCCGGCGCATTTACCGGTGTCAGGATCGCAATTGGCGTGGTGCAGGGGCTGGCCTTCGGCCTGGACCGTCCGGTGTTGCCGGTTTCCAATCTGGCAGTTCTGGCGCAGCGTGCTTATCGCGAGCACGGTGCCCATCAAGTGGCAGCCGCAATCGATGCGCGCATGGACGAGGTGTATTGGGGTTGCTACCAGCAGGCATCCGGTGAGATGCGTTTGCTAGGCCACGAAGCCGTATTGCCGCCAGAGCGTGCCGCATTACCGGCTGACGCCAGCGGCGACTGGTTTGGTGCGGGCACTGGCTGGGGTTATGCCGAGCGCATCGCCGTCAGTCTGGCCGGCTCGGATGCCACAATGTTGCCCCATGCACAGGATTTGCTGACGCTGGCTACATTTGCGTGGTCGCGCGGTGAAGCTATTGTTGCTGATAGCGCACAGCCCGTTTACCTGCGTGACAAGGTCGCTACCCCCAAAGCTCGCTGA
- a CDS encoding DUF72 domain-containing protein — translation MPSPPYYLGCPSWSESAWRQTLYPEDARPSDLLELYASVFNAVEGNTTFYARPAPTTVQRWADVLPEHFRFTAKFPRDISHGGDLRDHLVAAEDFVQLMAPLGRRVTPFWLQLSASFTPSRLGELAAFIDSLDRPLAVEVRNLAFFQKGEDEKYLNRLLLDRGVERICLDSRPLFSCVSTEPAVLHAQSKKPKVPPRPAALTQFPQVRFIGGPELEANDIYVVQWAEKVAGWIEEGRTPYVFLHTPDNLQAPELAQRFHQQLMTLLPGLPALPVLDRGPQVEQLGLL, via the coding sequence ATCCCCAGCCCGCCTTATTACCTCGGTTGTCCGTCCTGGAGCGAAAGCGCCTGGCGTCAGACGCTGTACCCCGAAGACGCCCGCCCAAGCGACTTGCTTGAACTTTACGCCAGCGTATTCAATGCCGTCGAAGGCAACACCACGTTCTATGCACGTCCTGCGCCGACCACCGTGCAGCGCTGGGCGGACGTGCTGCCCGAGCATTTTCGCTTCACCGCCAAATTCCCGCGTGACATCAGCCACGGCGGCGACCTGCGCGATCACCTGGTGGCCGCTGAGGATTTCGTTCAGCTCATGGCCCCGCTCGGTCGGCGTGTGACCCCGTTCTGGCTGCAGCTTTCGGCAAGTTTTACGCCGTCCCGTCTCGGTGAACTGGCAGCGTTCATTGATTCACTGGACCGTCCGTTGGCGGTGGAGGTGCGAAACCTCGCGTTTTTCCAGAAGGGTGAAGACGAGAAATACCTCAACCGTCTGTTGCTCGATCGGGGCGTTGAGCGAATCTGCCTGGATTCCCGTCCGCTGTTCAGTTGCGTGTCAACCGAGCCTGCGGTGCTTCACGCCCAATCCAAGAAGCCCAAGGTGCCGCCACGGCCTGCGGCGCTGACGCAGTTTCCGCAAGTTCGGTTCATAGGTGGCCCCGAGCTTGAGGCCAACGATATCTATGTCGTGCAATGGGCGGAAAAAGTGGCGGGCTGGATTGAGGAAGGGCGCACGCCTTACGTGTTCCTGCACACCCCGGATAACCTCCAGGCGCCTGAACTGGCGCAGCGTTTTCACCAGCAGTTGATGACGCTCCTGCCGGGGCTGCCAGCGTTGCCGGTGCTCGATCGCGGGCCACAGGTCGAACAACTGGGTCTGCTTTGA
- a CDS encoding isocitrate lyase/PEP mutase family protein translates to MDSSQLLRANVFKALHEREEAFVIPNPWDAGSAKMLASMGFEALATTSAGLAFVLGRADAENAISRDESLANITTIVAATALPVAADLENCFADSPEGCADTLLKAAATGIVGGSIEDASGHPDHPIYEFDEAVARVKAAVAAVRGLPFPFMLTARAENLLNGRMDLSDTIKRLQAYADAGADVLYAPGLRTREEIIAVVRAVAPKPVNVLMGLGGVALNVAELSACGVKRISVGSSLSRAAWGGFYRAAEEIRTAGTFNYAQDALPFDQLNTLFKG, encoded by the coding sequence ATGGATTCTTCACAGCTTCTTCGCGCCAACGTGTTCAAGGCCCTGCATGAGCGCGAAGAGGCGTTTGTGATTCCCAATCCTTGGGACGCCGGCTCGGCAAAGATGCTTGCGTCAATGGGCTTCGAAGCGCTGGCAACCACCAGCGCAGGGCTTGCGTTCGTATTGGGCCGAGCGGACGCCGAAAACGCCATCAGCCGCGATGAGTCCCTCGCCAACATCACCACTATCGTGGCGGCCACTGCACTGCCGGTTGCGGCAGACCTTGAAAATTGCTTTGCCGACTCACCCGAGGGCTGTGCCGACACACTGCTCAAGGCCGCAGCGACCGGCATCGTCGGTGGCTCCATCGAGGACGCCAGCGGGCATCCGGACCACCCCATATACGAATTCGACGAGGCGGTTGCGCGTGTGAAGGCCGCCGTTGCAGCGGTCCGTGGTTTGCCGTTTCCGTTCATGCTCACCGCGCGCGCCGAGAATCTTCTGAATGGTCGAATGGATCTTTCTGACACCATTAAGCGGCTTCAAGCCTACGCCGATGCGGGCGCCGATGTGCTTTATGCGCCGGGTTTGCGTACTCGAGAAGAGATCATCGCGGTAGTGCGCGCCGTGGCACCCAAGCCTGTGAACGTGTTGATGGGGCTCGGTGGCGTCGCGCTCAATGTGGCCGAGCTCAGTGCGTGCGGGGTCAAGCGCATCAGTGTCGGGTCGTCGCTGTCGCGTGCGGCGTGGGGTGGCTTTTATCGCGCTGCCGAGGAAATCCGTACCGCTGGTACGTTCAATTATGCGCAGGATGCACTGCCCTTCGATCAGCTCAACACGTTGTTCAAAGGCTGA
- a CDS encoding extensin-like domain-containing protein, translated as MRGSTVFFGLLLIGACAVFSVWRGWLDVPAQWDPWAPLDVRDEPNLLTAYKLSRLQDNPELCDQALRTSSLRFSHQADSPADAKCPLSNTLRIQGGDVALSSSFLASCPLAVAYALFDIHALQPAAREVFGQKVTQVDHLGSFACRNVYNRTEGRLSQHASANALDIAGFRLADGRRISILRDWEKEGDNSRFLKQVRDGACKQFNTVLSPDYNAAHRNHFHLDMGRWRVCR; from the coding sequence ATGCGCGGCTCGACGGTATTTTTCGGGCTGTTGTTGATCGGTGCCTGCGCTGTGTTTTCGGTCTGGCGCGGTTGGCTGGATGTGCCTGCACAGTGGGATCCCTGGGCGCCGCTGGACGTGCGTGATGAACCCAATCTGCTGACTGCCTACAAACTGTCGCGTCTGCAGGACAATCCCGAGCTGTGCGATCAGGCGCTTCGTACCTCTTCCCTGCGCTTTAGCCATCAGGCCGACAGTCCCGCTGATGCCAAATGCCCGCTCAGCAACACCCTGCGTATTCAGGGCGGCGACGTCGCCCTGAGCAGCAGTTTTCTCGCCAGTTGCCCGCTGGCGGTTGCCTACGCGCTGTTCGACATCCATGCGCTGCAACCAGCGGCCCGCGAGGTATTCGGTCAAAAGGTGACGCAGGTCGATCATCTGGGGAGTTTTGCCTGCCGCAACGTTTACAACCGAACCGAGGGCCGACTCAGCCAGCATGCCAGCGCCAATGCACTCGACATCGCCGGGTTTCGACTGGCAGACGGTCGACGTATTTCGATTCTGAGGGACTGGGAAAAGGAGGGCGATAACAGCCGTTTCTTGAAGCAGGTACGCGACGGAGCGTGCAAGCAGTTCAATACCGTGCTCAGCCCGGACTATAACGCCGCGCACCGTAATCACTTTCATCTGGACATGGGGCGCTGGCGGGTGTGTCGTTAA
- a CDS encoding energy transducer TonB → MSDIQQSSSIGYLTYVGDYSVRNTQTLSGVTQLWQDAFARAMAQQIDDTSGGTPEFSVEAATQSITGEPLAGTNTLGKIVDQRALPVQDTERNPPEPLFLPIAEFEWDLADKPAKPFSASELIEQQRNLEFDSSWVRPTVLTPYDDSAKPGPGPEPRALFLPIAELEWDLADKPAEPLSLHEMIEQQRNLDFDNGWARPIVLQNLRQAA, encoded by the coding sequence ATGTCAGACATTCAGCAATCATCCTCCATAGGTTACTTGACGTACGTAGGCGACTACAGCGTACGCAATACCCAGACCCTGAGCGGCGTGACGCAGCTCTGGCAGGATGCATTCGCGCGGGCGATGGCGCAGCAGATCGACGACACCTCAGGCGGTACCCCTGAATTCAGCGTCGAAGCAGCGACGCAAAGCATCACTGGCGAGCCTTTAGCTGGCACGAACACCCTGGGCAAAATCGTCGATCAACGCGCGCTTCCTGTTCAGGATACAGAGCGCAACCCGCCCGAGCCGCTGTTCTTGCCAATTGCCGAATTTGAATGGGATCTCGCCGACAAACCTGCCAAACCGTTCAGCGCAAGCGAGCTGATCGAGCAGCAGCGCAATCTGGAATTTGACAGCAGTTGGGTGCGCCCTACCGTGTTGACGCCCTATGACGACAGCGCCAAACCAGGGCCCGGCCCTGAACCGCGCGCATTGTTCCTGCCGATTGCCGAGCTTGAATGGGACCTGGCAGACAAACCTGCCGAGCCGCTCAGTCTCCATGAAATGATTGAGCAACAGCGCAATCTTGATTTCGATAACGGCTGGGCACGCCCGATTGTTTTACAGAACCTGCGTCAGGCGGCTTGA
- a CDS encoding class I SAM-dependent methyltransferase: MSEQQTGSRIRVQALSAGGQAQAQQWAQRLGLPLEDADADFALQVADEGLQLQQLGNDAPGAVRVDFVEGAVAHRRLFGGGSGQMIAKAVGIQPGVRPKVLDATAGLGKDAFVLASLGCEMSLIERQPIIAALLEDGLARGRQDREVGAIISQMRLLTGNSIELIRNWEGEPPQVIYLDPMFPHREKTALVKKEMRLFRPLVGDDMDAPALLEAALALATHRVVVKRPRKAPCIDGPKPGYALDGKSSRYDIYPKKALKS; this comes from the coding sequence ATGAGTGAGCAACAAACGGGCAGCCGCATTCGCGTGCAGGCGCTGAGTGCTGGAGGACAGGCGCAGGCCCAGCAATGGGCGCAGCGCCTTGGTTTGCCATTGGAAGACGCCGACGCCGACTTTGCCCTGCAAGTGGCCGACGAAGGGCTGCAGTTGCAGCAGTTGGGCAATGACGCGCCAGGCGCCGTTCGAGTGGATTTCGTCGAGGGTGCCGTGGCGCACCGGCGCCTGTTCGGCGGCGGCAGTGGGCAGATGATCGCCAAGGCGGTCGGCATTCAACCTGGCGTTCGGCCCAAGGTGCTGGATGCCACGGCCGGCCTGGGCAAGGACGCATTCGTGCTGGCGAGCCTGGGCTGCGAAATGAGCCTGATCGAGCGTCAGCCCATCATTGCGGCGCTGCTTGAGGACGGGTTGGCGCGTGGACGGCAGGACCGGGAAGTTGGCGCGATTATCAGCCAGATGCGCCTGTTGACCGGCAATTCCATCGAGCTGATCCGCAACTGGGAAGGTGAGCCGCCGCAGGTGATTTACCTGGACCCGATGTTTCCCCATCGCGAGAAAACCGCGCTGGTGAAGAAGGAAATGCGTCTGTTCCGGCCATTGGTCGGCGATGACATGGACGCCCCGGCATTGCTGGAAGCCGCCCTGGCATTGGCGACGCACCGCGTGGTCGTCAAACGTCCGCGCAAAGCGCCTTGTATCGATGGGCCAAAACCCGGTTATGCGCTGGACGGTAAATCCAGCCGCTACGACATTTATCCAAAGAAAGCGCTGAAGTCGTAG
- a CDS encoding TetR/AcrR family transcriptional regulator, with protein sequence MPDPSSIDSMPPSGPGRPKDLVKRQAILDAAKNLFVRNGYAGTSMDAVASEAGVSKLTVYSHFTDKETLFSAAVVARCEEQMPELFIDLPHHGSAEKVLLDIARGFQTLINSPESLELHRLMIALGSQDPTLSRVFFEAGPQRILQEMERFLTRINNTNGLHFDSPARASEHFLSLVKGACNFRLLIGCGELPDVNSAERHVQEVVALFLRAYRKA encoded by the coding sequence ATGCCTGACCCATCCTCAATCGATTCAATGCCCCCTTCCGGCCCTGGTCGTCCCAAAGATCTGGTCAAGCGCCAGGCCATTCTCGATGCTGCAAAAAACCTGTTTGTGCGCAACGGCTACGCGGGCACCAGCATGGATGCGGTAGCGTCGGAAGCCGGGGTTTCAAAGCTCACCGTTTACAGTCACTTCACTGACAAAGAGACGCTGTTTTCGGCAGCGGTCGTAGCGCGCTGCGAAGAGCAGATGCCCGAGCTGTTCATCGATCTGCCGCACCATGGGTCGGCTGAGAAAGTGTTGCTGGATATTGCCCGTGGCTTTCAGACGCTGATCAACAGCCCGGAATCGCTGGAGCTTCACCGCTTGATGATTGCGCTCGGGAGTCAGGATCCGACGCTGTCGCGGGTGTTTTTCGAGGCAGGTCCGCAGCGGATTCTTCAGGAGATGGAGCGGTTTCTGACGCGCATCAACAACACTAACGGCCTTCATTTTGATTCACCCGCCAGAGCGAGCGAGCACTTCCTCAGTCTGGTGAAGGGCGCGTGCAATTTCCGTCTGCTGATTGGTTGCGGCGAACTGCCGGACGTCAACAGCGCCGAGCGTCACGTGCAGGAAGTAGTGGCGCTGTTTTTGCGGGCTTATCGAAAGGCGTGA
- a CDS encoding efflux RND transporter periplasmic adaptor subunit, with protein sequence MFRDALSLAIPVSLVALLAACGQDVSVPAKVRPAMVVQPLPSSQSMDSYPGEVRARFEPELAFRIAGKVSKRLVEEGQRVKANQPLAELDAQDVRLQLDATRAQVAAAEANLQMVRSDRDRYKTLVDRQMVSKSQYDNAENLYRAGDARLRQLKAELTVADNQTGYAVLRASQDGVVAKRLVEVGQVVAAGQTVFTLAADGEREVLISLPEQNYGRFKIGEPVSVELWTQRDQRFPGRIRELSPAADPRSRTFAARVAFAGGAVPAELGQSARVFIQSGQSVSLSVPLSALSAENGLTYVWRVQSDNTLKRTEVQVGAYGQDSVPVLSGLSATDWVVAAGVHVLHDGETIRPVDRSNRAVKLAAKE encoded by the coding sequence ATGTTTCGCGATGCTCTGTCCCTCGCCATTCCCGTCAGCCTGGTGGCGTTGCTGGCTGCCTGCGGTCAGGACGTTTCCGTTCCGGCCAAGGTACGCCCGGCCATGGTAGTGCAACCGCTGCCTTCCTCCCAATCGATGGACAGCTATCCCGGTGAAGTACGCGCCCGGTTCGAGCCGGAGCTGGCATTTCGTATCGCCGGCAAAGTCAGCAAGCGGCTGGTCGAGGAGGGCCAGCGCGTCAAAGCCAATCAGCCGCTTGCCGAGCTCGACGCCCAGGACGTCCGTCTGCAACTCGATGCCACGCGGGCTCAGGTCGCCGCCGCCGAAGCCAATCTGCAAATGGTCCGCTCGGATCGTGATCGCTACAAAACGCTTGTGGATAGGCAGATGGTCAGCAAATCCCAATACGACAACGCCGAGAATCTTTACCGCGCCGGTGATGCGCGCCTGCGTCAGTTGAAGGCCGAACTTACCGTTGCCGATAATCAGACCGGTTATGCCGTGCTTCGTGCGTCTCAGGATGGGGTGGTCGCCAAGCGCCTGGTGGAGGTCGGCCAGGTCGTCGCTGCCGGGCAGACGGTGTTTACTCTCGCCGCAGACGGTGAGCGAGAAGTGCTGATCAGCCTGCCGGAGCAGAATTACGGGCGCTTCAAGATAGGCGAACCGGTGTCTGTCGAACTGTGGACCCAGCGCGATCAGCGTTTCCCGGGGCGCATCCGCGAGTTGTCTCCTGCTGCCGATCCACGTTCGCGCACGTTCGCCGCACGGGTGGCCTTCGCAGGCGGCGCGGTGCCGGCCGAGCTGGGGCAAAGCGCGAGGGTGTTTATCCAGTCCGGGCAGAGCGTGTCGTTGTCTGTGCCGTTGTCGGCGCTGAGCGCGGAAAACGGTCTCACCTACGTCTGGCGTGTGCAAAGCGACAACACACTCAAGCGCACCGAGGTTCAGGTCGGCGCCTATGGACAGGACTCCGTGCCGGTGCTGAGCGGTCTTTCGGCGACCGACTGGGTGGTCGCGGCGGGCGTCCATGTACTGCATGACGGGGAGACGATACGGCCGGTGGATCGCAGCAATCGAGCGGTCAAACTGGCGGCGAAGGAGTAG
- a CDS encoding efflux RND transporter permease subunit codes for MRFNLSEWALRNRQMVLYLMILLAVVGALSYTKLGQSEDPPFTFKAMVIRTLWPGASAEEVARQVTDRVEKKLMETGDYERIVSFSRPGESQVTFVARDSLVSAKLPELFYQIRKKIGDIRQALPVGVQGPFFNDEFGTTFGNIYALTGQGFDYAVLKDYADRIQIQLQRVKDVGKVELIGLQDEKIWIELSNVKLATLGLPMRAVQQALEDQNAVTAASFFETPSERVQLRVTGRFQTVDEIRDFPIRVGDRTLRISDLAEVHRGFNDPPAPRMRFMDEDAIGLAVAMKDGGDILVLGKALEHEFSRLQNNLPAGMQLRKVSDQPAAVKTGVGEFVQVLAEALGIVLLVSFFSLGVRTGLVVALSIPVVLAMTFACMYYFGIGLHKISLGALVLALGLLVDDAIIAVEMMAIKMEQGYDRMKAASFAWTSTAFPMLTGTLITAAGFLPIATAQSSTGEYTRSIFQVVTIALLASWVAAVVFVPYLGERLLPDLTKIHAARHGSANAPDPYGTPFYRRVRGLVGWCVRRRKTVIILTLLLFVASIALFRFVPQQFFPASGRLELMVDLKLAEGASLNSTTEQVKRLEAMIKGHEGVENYVAYVGTGSPRFYLPLDQQLPAASFAQFVVLAKTIEDREALRTWLIGTLDEQFPMLRPRVTRLENGPPVGYPVQFRVTGEHIDEVRALARKVAAKVRENPHVANVHLDWEEPSKVVYLNIDQDRARALGVTTADLSRFLQSQLTGSSVSQYREDDELIEILMRGTEHERQELGALSSLSIPTANGSSVALSQVATLEYGFEEGVIWHRNRLPNVTVRADIYGKEQPATLVKQILPTLEGVRAELPDGYLLDVGGTVEDSARGQNSVNAGVPLFIVVVLTLLMIQLRSFSRTVMVFLTAPLGLIGVTFFLLIFGQPFGFVAMLGTIALSGMIMRNSVILVDQIEQDIASGLDQWQAIIEATVRRFRPIVLTALAAVLAMIPLSRSVFFGPMAVAIMGGLIVATALTLLFLPALYAAWFRVKKAE; via the coding sequence ATGCGTTTCAATCTCTCCGAGTGGGCGCTTCGCAACCGTCAGATGGTCCTGTATCTGATGATCCTTCTGGCTGTAGTGGGCGCGTTGTCTTACACCAAGCTGGGCCAGAGCGAAGATCCGCCGTTCACGTTCAAAGCCATGGTGATACGCACCCTCTGGCCGGGTGCCAGCGCCGAAGAAGTCGCGCGCCAAGTCACTGATCGCGTCGAAAAAAAGCTGATGGAAACTGGCGACTACGAGCGCATTGTCTCGTTTTCGCGGCCCGGTGAATCGCAGGTCACGTTTGTGGCGCGCGACAGTCTGGTCTCGGCGAAACTGCCGGAGCTCTTTTATCAGATCCGGAAAAAGATCGGCGACATCCGCCAGGCGCTTCCCGTGGGTGTGCAGGGGCCGTTCTTCAACGACGAGTTCGGCACCACATTCGGCAATATTTATGCGCTGACAGGGCAGGGGTTTGATTATGCCGTCCTCAAGGATTACGCCGACCGGATCCAGATTCAGCTGCAGCGGGTCAAGGACGTTGGCAAGGTTGAGCTGATCGGGCTGCAAGACGAGAAAATCTGGATCGAGTTGTCGAACGTCAAACTCGCGACCCTCGGGTTGCCGATGCGGGCTGTTCAGCAGGCGCTTGAGGACCAGAATGCCGTCACCGCGGCGAGCTTCTTCGAGACCCCGAGTGAGCGCGTGCAACTGCGTGTGACCGGGCGTTTTCAGACCGTGGACGAAATCCGCGACTTCCCGATCCGGGTGGGGGATCGCACGCTGCGCATCAGCGATCTGGCCGAAGTGCATCGTGGGTTCAATGATCCACCGGCGCCGCGCATGCGATTCATGGATGAGGACGCCATCGGTCTGGCGGTGGCGATGAAAGACGGCGGCGACATTCTGGTCCTTGGCAAGGCGCTGGAACACGAATTTTCACGCCTGCAAAATAACCTGCCGGCCGGGATGCAACTGCGCAAGGTGTCCGATCAGCCGGCTGCGGTGAAAACCGGCGTCGGCGAGTTTGTGCAAGTACTGGCCGAAGCGTTGGGCATCGTGCTGCTGGTGAGCTTTTTCTCGCTTGGCGTGCGTACCGGCCTGGTGGTTGCGCTGTCGATCCCTGTGGTGCTGGCGATGACGTTTGCGTGCATGTACTACTTCGGCATCGGACTGCACAAGATTTCCCTCGGCGCGCTGGTGCTGGCGCTGGGGCTGCTGGTGGATGACGCGATCATCGCCGTGGAAATGATGGCTATCAAAATGGAGCAAGGTTACGACCGGATGAAGGCCGCGAGTTTCGCCTGGACCAGCACTGCCTTTCCGATGCTGACCGGCACGCTGATTACGGCGGCAGGGTTTCTGCCGATTGCCACCGCCCAATCCAGCACTGGCGAGTACACGCGCTCGATCTTTCAGGTGGTGACCATCGCGCTGCTCGCGTCATGGGTCGCAGCGGTGGTGTTCGTGCCGTACCTGGGTGAGCGACTGCTGCCCGATCTGACCAAAATCCACGCTGCCCGGCATGGCTCCGCAAATGCGCCCGATCCCTATGGCACACCGTTTTACCGGCGTGTACGAGGATTGGTGGGCTGGTGTGTACGCCGGCGCAAAACGGTGATCATCCTGACGCTGCTGCTGTTCGTGGCATCGATAGCGCTGTTTCGATTCGTGCCGCAGCAGTTCTTCCCGGCCTCGGGACGACTTGAGTTGATGGTCGATCTGAAGCTGGCAGAAGGTGCCTCGTTGAACAGCACCACCGAGCAGGTCAAGCGGCTGGAAGCCATGATCAAAGGCCATGAGGGCGTGGAGAATTACGTCGCTTACGTGGGCACCGGCTCGCCGCGGTTCTATCTGCCGCTGGATCAGCAATTGCCCGCAGCAAGCTTCGCGCAATTTGTGGTGCTGGCCAAAACCATCGAAGACCGCGAAGCCCTGCGAACCTGGCTGATCGGTACGCTGGATGAGCAGTTTCCGATGCTGCGCCCTCGCGTAACGCGCCTGGAAAACGGCCCGCCTGTGGGCTATCCCGTGCAGTTTCGGGTGACCGGCGAGCATATCGATGAGGTTCGGGCACTGGCTCGCAAAGTGGCGGCCAAGGTGCGTGAAAATCCCCATGTCGCGAACGTGCATCTGGACTGGGAGGAACCGAGCAAGGTCGTTTATCTCAACATCGATCAAGATCGCGCGCGGGCGCTGGGCGTAACCACCGCTGACTTGTCGCGCTTCCTGCAGAGCCAGCTCACCGGGTCAAGCGTCAGCCAATACCGCGAGGACGACGAGCTGATTGAAATACTGATGCGCGGCACCGAACACGAGAGGCAAGAGTTGGGCGCGTTGTCGAGCCTGTCGATTCCGACTGCCAACGGCAGCAGCGTTGCGTTGTCCCAGGTGGCGACGCTGGAATACGGCTTTGAGGAGGGCGTCATCTGGCACCGCAACCGCCTGCCCAACGTGACTGTACGCGCCGATATCTACGGCAAAGAACAGCCCGCAACCTTGGTCAAGCAAATCCTGCCGACGCTGGAAGGGGTGCGCGCTGAGCTGCCTGACGGCTATCTGCTGGACGTTGGCGGGACTGTGGAAGACTCTGCTCGCGGACAGAATTCGGTAAATGCCGGTGTGCCGCTGTTCATTGTGGTGGTGCTAACGTTACTGATGATTCAACTGCGCAGTTTTTCACGCACGGTGATGGTGTTTTTGACCGCGCCGCTGGGCTTGATCGGGGTGACGTTTTTCCTGCTCATCTTCGGACAGCCATTCGGTTTCGTGGCAATGCTCGGGACCATCGCGTTGTCAGGGATGATCATGCGCAACTCGGTGATTCTGGTGGACCAGATCGAGCAGGACATCGCCAGTGGGCTGGACCAATGGCAGGCGATCATCGAGGCGACGGTGCGGCGTTTCCGGCCGATCGTTCTGACCGCGCTTGCCGCTGTGCTGGCGATGATTCCGCTGTCACGCAGCGTGTTCTTCGGCCCGATGGCTGTGGCGATCATGGGGGGGCTGATTGTGGCGACAGCGCTGACCTTGCTGTTTTTGCCTGCGCTGTATGCGGCATGGTTTCGCGTGAAGAAGGCAGAGTGA
- a CDS encoding DUF4197 domain-containing protein translates to MLPRSLTLTGLCAGLLLSANVFALSLSDLSQSDATGGLKDALTQGAQVAVKQLGVPGGFSNNQDVRIELPGSLGKVAKKMKQFGMGAQVDQLENSMNQAAEAAVPQAQALLVDAVKKMSVADAKGILSGGKDSATQYLSSSSREQIRAKFLPIVKQSTDKVGLAQKYNAFASQAATLGVLDAKSANIEGYVTEQALNGLFEMIAKQEESIRANPAGAATSLAKKVFGSL, encoded by the coding sequence ATGCTGCCTCGCTCCCTTACGTTAACCGGCCTGTGCGCCGGCCTGCTGTTGTCAGCCAATGTCTTTGCGCTGTCGTTGAGCGATCTGTCGCAATCGGATGCTACGGGCGGCCTCAAAGACGCACTGACACAAGGCGCACAAGTGGCGGTCAAGCAACTGGGTGTGCCGGGTGGCTTCAGCAATAACCAGGACGTGCGCATCGAGCTGCCGGGCAGCCTGGGCAAAGTGGCCAAGAAAATGAAACAGTTCGGCATGGGCGCGCAGGTCGACCAGCTGGAAAACAGCATGAATCAGGCCGCCGAGGCGGCGGTGCCACAGGCTCAGGCCTTGTTGGTAGACGCTGTGAAAAAGATGAGCGTTGCGGACGCCAAAGGGATTCTCAGCGGCGGCAAGGACTCGGCCACTCAGTACTTGAGCTCGTCCAGCCGCGAACAGATCCGCGCCAAATTCCTGCCCATCGTCAAGCAGTCCACCGACAAAGTCGGGCTGGCGCAAAAGTACAACGCCTTTGCCAGTCAGGCCGCTACCCTGGGCGTGCTGGACGCCAAGAGCGCCAACATCGAAGGCTACGTGACCGAACAGGCACTCAACGGCTTGTTCGAGATGATTGCCAAACAGGAAGAAAGCATCCGCGCAAATCCGGCCGGCGCTGCGACCAGTCTGGCGAAAAAAGTGTTCGGCTCGCTATAA